A genomic region of Dactylococcopsis salina PCC 8305 contains the following coding sequences:
- the lpxA gene encoding acyl-ACP--UDP-N-acetylglucosamine O-acyltransferase, producing the protein MGTSLIHPTAVISEDSEIAPNVKIGAYAVIGDKVKIGAQTTIGSHVVIEGPTEIGANNRIFPGAVIGLEPQDLKYQGAESWVRIGDDNLIREYVTINRATDQGEITQVGNRTLLMACVHVAHNCVIGDEVVIANNVALAGHVHIEEKATIGGVLGIHQFVHIGRLAMIGGMSRIDRDVPPFLLVAGNPARVRSLNLIGLKRRGYSSEEITELKKAFRILYRSGYGLEEALEHLEGSSEPTQHLYNFIQKARDNNRRGLTPKGG; encoded by the coding sequence GTGGGTACATCATTAATTCATCCCACTGCTGTAATTTCTGAGGACTCGGAAATTGCACCGAATGTCAAAATTGGCGCTTATGCGGTCATTGGAGACAAGGTTAAAATTGGCGCTCAAACAACAATTGGGTCTCATGTGGTGATTGAAGGCCCCACCGAAATTGGCGCAAATAATCGCATTTTTCCAGGCGCTGTTATCGGTTTAGAGCCTCAAGACTTAAAGTATCAAGGGGCTGAAAGTTGGGTGAGAATCGGTGATGATAATCTGATTCGAGAATATGTCACCATTAATCGGGCAACGGATCAGGGAGAAATCACACAAGTGGGTAATCGCACGTTACTAATGGCTTGTGTTCATGTTGCCCATAACTGTGTAATTGGGGATGAAGTGGTGATTGCGAATAATGTGGCGTTAGCAGGTCATGTTCACATTGAGGAAAAGGCGACGATCGGCGGTGTGTTGGGGATTCATCAGTTTGTTCATATTGGACGGTTGGCGATGATTGGTGGGATGAGTCGCATCGATCGAGATGTTCCTCCTTTTCTATTGGTTGCGGGAAACCCCGCCAGAGTGCGATCGCTCAATTTAATTGGTCTGAAACGACGCGGTTACAGCAGTGAGGAGATTACGGAACTCAAAAAAGCCTTCCGAATTTTATATCGATCGGGCTATGGTTTAGAAGAAGCGTTAGAACACCTAGAAGGTTCTTCAGAACCGACCCAACATCTCTATAATTTCATACAGAAGGCAAGAGATAACAATCGTCGGGGATTAACCCCAAAAGGGGGATAA
- the fabZ gene encoding 3-hydroxyacyl-ACP dehydratase FabZ — MSSVTSEPTHLDSENTSAASQAKAKTVYTVEEIQKLLPHRYPFALVDRIIDYVPGESAVGLKNVTFNEPHFQGHIPNRPIMPGVLIVEAMAQVGGVVLTQLPGMEGSFFAFAGIDKIRFRRPVVPGDQLIMTVELLSFRRGFGKMQGRATVDDQVAAEGVMLFSLFE, encoded by the coding sequence ATGTCTTCAGTAACTTCCGAACCGACTCATCTCGACTCTGAGAACACTTCCGCCGCATCCCAAGCTAAAGCGAAAACAGTTTATACCGTTGAGGAAATCCAAAAACTCCTTCCCCATCGTTATCCGTTCGCTCTCGTCGATCGTATTATTGATTATGTTCCAGGTGAAAGTGCGGTCGGACTGAAAAATGTCACATTTAATGAGCCTCATTTTCAAGGACATATTCCCAATCGTCCGATTATGCCAGGGGTTTTGATTGTGGAAGCAATGGCGCAAGTGGGAGGAGTTGTCTTAACTCAATTGCCAGGAATGGAGGGGAGTTTCTTTGCGTTTGCGGGAATTGATAAAATCCGTTTCCGTCGTCCTGTTGTTCCAGGTGATCAGTTAATAATGACGGTAGAGTTGTTATCTTTCAGACGAGGCTTTGGAAAAATGCAGGGACGCGCTACTGTGGATGACCAAGTAGCGGCGGAAGGAGTGATGCTATTTTCCTTGTTTGAATAA
- the lpxC gene encoding UDP-3-O-acyl-N-acetylglucosamine deacetylase codes for MNQEQQTTIDQSFSVSGIGLHSGEAITVTVKSAAANEGRYFVRTDLPEHPMITATVNAVSRTEMSTELANGQAKVRTVEHLLSALVGEGVDNARIEINGSEVPLLDGSAKTWVEKIQQAGLTYGEKEKLSPLRLNSPVWVQEKDAIVAAFPATETQLSYGIDFPVSAIGEQWKTWHPHRESYHSAIAPARTFVLAEQIEALRQGGLIKGGSLENALVCNETGWLNPPLRFANEPVRHKLLDLVGDLSLLGTLPQAHIFAYKASHRLHIRLAQQLATSTCTIDN; via the coding sequence ATGAATCAGGAACAACAAACAACGATCGATCAGTCTTTTTCTGTTTCAGGAATTGGGCTACACAGTGGAGAAGCAATTACCGTAACCGTAAAATCAGCAGCAGCAAATGAAGGGCGCTATTTTGTTCGCACTGATTTACCCGAACATCCTATGATTACAGCGACAGTGAACGCGGTTAGTCGCACCGAAATGTCAACAGAATTGGCGAATGGTCAGGCAAAAGTACGGACGGTGGAACATTTACTTTCGGCGTTGGTTGGAGAGGGAGTTGATAACGCCAGAATCGAAATTAATGGTTCAGAAGTTCCCTTATTGGACGGATCAGCGAAAACCTGGGTGGAGAAGATTCAACAAGCGGGGTTAACTTATGGGGAGAAGGAAAAACTCTCCCCTCTACGTCTAAACTCTCCCGTCTGGGTACAAGAAAAAGATGCGATCGTGGCGGCTTTTCCTGCAACCGAAACACAATTGAGTTATGGCATTGATTTTCCCGTGTCTGCGATTGGTGAACAGTGGAAAACCTGGCATCCCCACCGAGAAAGCTATCACAGCGCGATCGCACCCGCAAGAACCTTTGTCCTCGCCGAACAAATCGAAGCATTGCGTCAAGGGGGATTAATCAAAGGAGGAAGCCTCGAAAATGCTTTGGTGTGTAATGAGACTGGGTGGTTAAATCCGCCGTTACGGTTTGCAAACGAGCCAGTTCGTCATAAACTGTTAGATTTAGTGGGCGATTTAAGTCTTTTGGGAACACTTCCTCAAGCGCATATTTTCGCCTACAAAGCCAGTCATCGTTTACACATTCGTTTGGCGCAACAGTTAGCCACGTCCACCTGTACAATAGACAACTAA
- a CDS encoding ABC transporter permease: protein MSRAKALRYYIFVRLLLAPLMLWTITTLVFLLLRATPGDPADAILGARAPEAAKEALREQLGLNQPLLWQYLNYLGDLLQLDLGNSLTSRGLSVWGVIQDYFPATVELSLFSMAIALLIGVGVGMIAAARSGTIIDAMGRLFGVITYALPLFWVGMLLQLVFAVQLGWFPLGTRFPISAPTPSDITGLYTIDSLLQGNLEQFFTALYYLTLPSLTLGLLLSGIFERIVRVNLKQTLQADYVEAARARGLSERRILFAHAFRNALIPVITVLGLTFAALLSGAVLTEVTFSWPGLGNRLYEAISLRDYPTVQGIMVFFGAIVVLASILIDIINAYIDPRIRY from the coding sequence ATGTCTCGCGCCAAAGCCCTTCGCTATTACATTTTCGTCCGTCTGCTCCTTGCTCCTTTAATGTTGTGGACAATTACCACCCTTGTTTTCCTCTTACTACGAGCCACACCGGGCGATCCCGCAGATGCGATTTTAGGAGCAAGAGCGCCAGAAGCAGCGAAAGAAGCATTGAGAGAACAATTAGGACTAAATCAGCCATTATTATGGCAATATTTGAATTATTTAGGGGATTTATTACAGTTAGATTTAGGAAACTCCCTCACCAGTCGCGGTTTATCAGTTTGGGGGGTGATCCAAGATTATTTTCCAGCAACAGTGGAATTATCTTTGTTTAGTATGGCGATCGCGCTGTTAATTGGTGTGGGAGTGGGAATGATCGCAGCAGCTCGATCGGGAACTATCATAGATGCAATGGGACGATTATTTGGTGTCATTACCTATGCACTCCCTTTATTTTGGGTGGGAATGCTCCTACAATTAGTGTTTGCGGTTCAACTGGGTTGGTTTCCTCTGGGAACACGCTTTCCCATTAGCGCCCCCACTCCTTCCGATATCACAGGGCTTTACACCATTGATAGTCTTTTACAAGGAAATCTAGAACAGTTTTTCACCGCACTTTACTATTTGACACTCCCAAGTTTGACATTAGGATTACTCCTCAGTGGGATTTTTGAACGCATTGTCCGCGTTAATCTCAAACAAACCTTACAAGCGGATTATGTGGAGGCTGCGAGAGCGCGAGGATTATCAGAAAGACGGATTTTATTCGCTCATGCGTTCCGCAATGCTTTAATTCCTGTGATTACTGTCTTAGGATTAACCTTTGCTGCGTTACTCAGTGGTGCGGTTTTAACGGAAGTTACCTTTTCTTGGCCAGGATTAGGAAATCGGTTGTATGAGGCGATTTCCTTACGAGATTATCCCACCGTTCAAGGAATTATGGTCTTTTTCGGCGCGATCGTGGTTTTAGCCAGTATTTTAATTGATATCATTAACGCTTATATTGATCCTCGGATTCGATACTAA
- a CDS encoding phosphoribosylanthranilate isomerase, which produces MRIKICGITNLEQGRAIAQLGATALGFICVRKSPRYLLPETIGAITSNLPPTVSRIGVFANTDLPEIISIVQQTQLTGVQLHGLESPQFCQQLRSQLPDVELIKAIAVKTSDSLDQTKIYADVVDTFLFDAYAPQQLGGTGKTFNWELLKGFTSPRPWFLAGGLNPNNIQRALKMTQPDGIDLSSGVEQSPGNKDLHLVANLFKVIWKKEYEL; this is translated from the coding sequence ATGCGAATTAAAATCTGTGGCATAACTAACCTCGAACAAGGACGCGCGATCGCGCAGTTGGGAGCAACAGCGCTGGGATTTATTTGTGTGAGAAAATCTCCCCGTTATCTTCTTCCTGAAACGATCGGTGCGATTACGTCTAATCTCCCTCCTACTGTCTCTCGTATTGGTGTTTTTGCCAATACTGATCTCCCAGAAATCATCTCGATCGTACAACAAACCCAGTTAACAGGGGTACAATTACATGGACTGGAATCTCCCCAATTTTGTCAACAATTGCGCTCTCAACTCCCTGATGTAGAACTGATTAAAGCGATCGCGGTGAAAACCTCAGACTCTCTTGATCAAACTAAAATCTACGCTGACGTAGTAGATACATTTTTATTTGATGCTTATGCGCCACAACAGTTAGGAGGAACAGGGAAGACTTTTAACTGGGAACTACTCAAAGGTTTTACCTCCCCTCGTCCTTGGTTTCTGGCTGGTGGTTTAAATCCCAATAACATCCAACGTGCTTTAAAAATGACACAACCTGACGGAATTGATCTTTCTAGTGGTGTCGAACAATCTCCAGGTAATAAAGACTTACACTTAGTCGCAAATTTGTTTAAGGTGATATGGAAAAAAGAATACGAGCTTTGA
- the psaK gene encoding photosystem I reaction center subunit PsaK: MLNLIAAIQSSTPTTVSWSPNVALVMILCNVFSIAIGRFAIKNYGGGPELPFPKPAILQGFGVPELLATVSFGHVLGAGAILGLANAGAL; the protein is encoded by the coding sequence ATGTTAAATTTAATTGCCGCTATTCAATCTAGCACGCCAACAACGGTTTCTTGGAGTCCCAATGTCGCTCTTGTAATGATTCTCTGTAATGTGTTTAGCATTGCGATCGGTCGTTTTGCCATAAAAAACTATGGTGGGGGTCCAGAACTTCCCTTTCCTAAACCTGCAATTTTACAAGGATTTGGCGTACCAGAACTTCTCGCCACTGTTAGTTTTGGTCATGTTCTCGGCGCTGGAGCAATTTTAGGATTAGCGAACGCCGGCGCCCTTTAA
- a CDS encoding cation:proton antiporter — protein sequence MALENVVGEAPLQEHLKQFLLVLSVALGVAAASRSFSRFRDIPYTLLLVIVGLILALLDVRLINVPPEVTLFIFLPPLLLKTALDLNWSLVKHDITIVFLCSTIGVFLTITGVTITLTSLTEISPLIALLAGASLSATAPAPITALFGRLGVNQRLVALTDGENLFSVAIAIGAFVLVMDLPTDLNFASINLIPILENVAKLAGIGLVMGGIIGLIFSYLIHRSDLRFIGRSLLLVASYGTYLLTEELGGSGVVAVIVTGFILGTYGVSEMNPHKKEVLSEFLGFVAFLVNSIVFLLIGDKINFSNLGDNLYPILIGIVTVLITRAIAIYGTTYFGNQLGYSNIKLSEQTVLWWSGLRGSISIALALSVPIVLVQSQTLEAVVFGVVLFTLLVQGLSSKWLLKRLGFLYEEHLQEKYLQLIARTVALKQILTHLNEEEMTQRWEVDPRFHQYRNCVEEELKRLEKEIEDYTNQNPSLKQVANEQLKRELIAMETGIYSAFVQSGLLSDPPPLLLPEVLQDRA from the coding sequence ATGGCACTCGAAAATGTTGTCGGTGAAGCGCCCCTTCAGGAACATTTAAAACAGTTTCTACTGGTTCTTTCTGTTGCTTTAGGTGTAGCGGCTGCGTCTCGTTCTTTCTCTCGCTTTCGTGATATTCCCTACACCCTTTTATTAGTCATTGTTGGTTTAATTCTGGCTCTATTAGATGTACGATTAATTAATGTTCCGCCAGAAGTCACACTGTTTATTTTTCTCCCTCCTCTATTATTAAAAACTGCTCTCGATTTAAACTGGTCTTTAGTTAAACATGACATAACTATTGTTTTTCTTTGTTCCACGATCGGGGTTTTCTTAACCATTACTGGGGTGACAATTACCCTCACCAGTTTAACAGAAATCTCCCCTTTAATTGCCCTTTTAGCTGGAGCAAGTTTGTCCGCCACCGCGCCAGCGCCAATTACTGCTTTGTTCGGACGTTTAGGGGTAAATCAGCGTTTAGTTGCTCTGACTGATGGGGAAAATTTATTTAGTGTTGCGATCGCAATTGGCGCATTTGTTTTAGTAATGGACTTACCCACTGACTTAAATTTCGCCTCAATTAATCTCATTCCCATCTTAGAAAATGTGGCAAAATTAGCAGGAATTGGTTTAGTGATGGGGGGAATAATTGGACTGATTTTTTCTTATCTCATTCATCGTTCTGACTTGCGATTTATTGGACGTTCTCTGCTTCTCGTTGCGTCTTATGGAACGTATTTGTTAACCGAAGAATTAGGTGGATCAGGAGTAGTCGCTGTAATTGTGACAGGTTTTATTTTAGGAACGTATGGCGTTTCGGAAATGAATCCGCATAAGAAGGAGGTATTATCAGAGTTTCTCGGATTTGTTGCTTTCTTGGTGAACTCGATCGTGTTTTTACTCATCGGGGATAAGATTAATTTTAGTAACTTAGGCGATAATCTCTATCCAATTCTGATCGGAATTGTTACGGTTTTAATTACCCGCGCGATCGCGATTTATGGAACTACCTATTTCGGAAATCAATTGGGATATAGTAACATTAAACTATCAGAACAAACCGTTCTTTGGTGGTCAGGTTTACGGGGATCAATTTCGATCGCCCTTGCGTTAAGTGTTCCCATTGTTTTAGTACAAAGTCAGACCTTAGAAGCTGTCGTTTTCGGAGTCGTTTTATTTACGTTATTAGTTCAGGGATTAAGCAGTAAATGGCTGTTGAAACGTTTAGGTTTTTTATACGAAGAACATTTGCAAGAAAAGTATTTACAACTGATTGCGCGAACCGTCGCCTTAAAACAGATTTTAACTCATCTCAATGAAGAAGAAATGACTCAACGCTGGGAAGTTGATCCACGATTTCATCAATATCGGAACTGTGTTGAAGAAGAATTAAAGCGACTGGAAAAAGAAATTGAAGATTATACCAATCAAAATCCTTCCCTAAAACAAGTCGCAAACGAACAACTGAAACGAGAATTAATTGCCATGGAAACTGGAATTTATTCTGCGTTTGTCCAAAGCGGCTTACTCAGTGATCCACCGCCATTATTATTACCAGAAGTGCTACAAGATCGAGCCTAA
- a CDS encoding Uma2 family endonuclease: MNRPIAPTEVKWEKLPQDYILPDDPVDNIAQPALAEALSDSLDVAGYLGETSFTCTNYGICAVVDGKIVVKAPDWAYVAQTWVSRETIERSYTPKLQGEIPKIVMEFLSETEGTEYSIKPTYPPGKWFFYEQVLQVPHYVIFDIATGELEVYRLNSSQVYEIQQPDENGRYWITGLNLYLGVWEGSRRHRTGYWLRWWNEQEELLLWGTELAQKEREIAQKERDRAERLTAQLRAFGIEPEEN, translated from the coding sequence ATGAATCGCCCGATCGCGCCCACTGAAGTAAAATGGGAAAAACTCCCCCAAGACTACATTCTCCCCGATGATCCTGTGGATAATATCGCTCAACCCGCCCTCGCCGAAGCCCTTAGTGATAGTTTAGACGTTGCTGGCTATCTCGGGGAAACCAGTTTCACTTGCACCAATTACGGCATCTGTGCGGTAGTTGATGGCAAAATTGTCGTTAAAGCCCCCGATTGGGCTTATGTAGCGCAAACTTGGGTCTCTCGTGAAACAATTGAAAGAAGCTATACCCCAAAATTACAGGGAGAGATTCCAAAAATTGTGATGGAATTTCTCTCGGAAACTGAGGGAACAGAATACTCTATCAAACCCACTTATCCCCCTGGAAAATGGTTTTTTTATGAGCAAGTTTTACAAGTTCCTCACTATGTTATTTTCGATATTGCTACAGGTGAATTAGAAGTTTATCGGTTAAATTCATCTCAAGTTTATGAGATACAACAACCTGATGAAAATGGACGCTATTGGATTACAGGATTAAACTTATATTTGGGAGTGTGGGAAGGTTCGCGCCGCCATCGTACAGGGTACTGGTTGCGCTGGTGGAATGAACAAGAAGAGTTATTATTGTGGGGAACAGAATTAGCACAAAAAGAGCGCGAGATTGCACAAAAAGAGCGCGATCGAGCGGAACGTCTCACGGCTCAATTACGCGCTTTCGGGATTGAACCCGAAGAAAATTAG
- the ispG gene encoding (E)-4-hydroxy-3-methylbut-2-enyl-diphosphate synthase — MQTLSNPQTTPETTPAFDTTIHRRQTRPVPVGNVTIGGGHPVVVQSMINEDTLDVEGSVAGIRRLHEIGCEIVRVTVPSMAHGRALADIKARLQETYQPVPLVADVHHNGLKIALEVAKHVDKVRINPGLYVFEKPKPDRTEYTEAEFNEIGQKIRETLEPLVISLRDQGKAMRIGVNHGSLAERMLFTYGDTPEGMVESALEFIKICESLDYRNLIISLKASRVPVMLAAYRLMVKRMDDLGMDYPLHLGVTEAGDGEYGRIKSTAGIGTLLAEGIGDTIRVSLTEPPEKEIPVCYSILQSLGLRKTMVEYVACPSCGRTLFNLEEVLEKVRAATSHLTGLDIAVMGCIVNGPGEMADADYGYVGKQAGYIALYRGREEIKRVPEEKGVEELINLIKADGRWVDPE; from the coding sequence ATGCAAACCCTATCCAACCCTCAAACCACCCCAGAAACCACACCTGCGTTTGATACCACAATTCACCGCCGTCAAACGCGACCAGTGCCTGTTGGTAATGTTACCATTGGTGGCGGTCATCCCGTGGTTGTCCAGTCGATGATTAATGAAGACACCCTCGACGTTGAAGGATCAGTGGCGGGGATTCGTCGCCTTCACGAAATCGGATGTGAAATTGTCCGCGTCACTGTTCCCAGTATGGCTCACGGGAGAGCTTTAGCGGATATTAAGGCTCGTCTTCAAGAAACTTATCAACCTGTGCCATTAGTGGCGGATGTTCATCACAATGGCTTGAAAATCGCCCTCGAAGTTGCCAAGCACGTAGATAAGGTTCGGATTAATCCAGGATTATATGTGTTTGAAAAACCCAAACCCGATCGAACCGAATACACCGAAGCCGAATTTAACGAAATTGGACAGAAAATCCGAGAAACTTTAGAACCCTTAGTGATTTCCCTCCGTGATCAAGGAAAAGCAATGCGAATCGGGGTTAATCATGGTTCTCTCGCCGAACGGATGCTGTTTACCTATGGTGACACCCCAGAAGGAATGGTGGAGTCAGCGCTAGAATTTATCAAGATTTGTGAATCCCTAGACTATCGCAACCTAATTATTTCTCTCAAAGCCTCTCGCGTTCCTGTGATGCTGGCAGCTTATCGTCTCATGGTTAAACGCATGGATGACTTAGGCATGGATTATCCCCTGCATTTAGGCGTAACTGAAGCTGGAGATGGCGAATATGGACGGATTAAATCGACAGCGGGGATTGGCACTTTATTAGCAGAAGGCATTGGCGACACGATTCGCGTTTCCCTCACCGAACCGCCAGAGAAAGAAATCCCCGTTTGCTACAGCATTTTACAATCATTGGGACTGCGTAAAACCATGGTTGAATATGTAGCTTGTCCATCCTGTGGACGCACTCTCTTTAACCTAGAGGAAGTTTTAGAGAAAGTTCGCGCCGCCACCAGTCATCTTACAGGATTAGATATCGCCGTTATGGGCTGCATTGTCAATGGTCCTGGGGAAATGGCAGATGCGGATTATGGCTATGTGGGTAAACAAGCTGGTTATATTGCTTTGTATCGGGGAAGAGAAGAAATTAAACGAGTTCCCGAAGAAAAAGGCGTAGAAGAGTTAATCAATCTCATTAAAGCGGACGGACGCTGGGTTGATCCTGAGTAG
- a CDS encoding phosphotransacetylase family protein — translation MVKSAKSLIIASVEAYTGKSATILGVAHQLKKKGLTLSYGKPVGNFFHEKETETIEDDVQLIAEALQLSQEQIKTPLVSLSHAAIEERIKSDYPCDYSQRLKDYLEETNNQLLLLEAPPTLTEGSLFNLSTMEMAEALDAPILLVLRYHSLSMLDQILGARKQLGNRLFGVVINDVPPEASTEMSDQIQPFLEREGLPVFGVLPQSTLLHSISVRELAKQLEAKVLCRRDRLDLMVERLTIGAMNVNSALRYFRKGRNLAVVTGADRSDLQLAALETSAHCLILTGHVPPQDFVLSRAETLEIPILAVESDTLTTVEIAERTFKQVRIQEPIKVQFIQELMAQHFDVERLITQLGFVN, via the coding sequence GTGGTAAAATCTGCCAAATCTCTGATTATTGCATCAGTGGAAGCATATACTGGGAAATCAGCAACCATTTTAGGGGTTGCTCATCAGTTAAAAAAGAAAGGGCTTACGCTCAGTTATGGTAAGCCAGTGGGAAACTTTTTCCATGAAAAGGAAACCGAAACGATCGAAGATGATGTTCAATTGATCGCCGAAGCGTTACAGTTATCGCAGGAGCAGATCAAAACTCCTTTAGTCAGTTTATCTCACGCGGCGATCGAAGAGAGAATTAAAAGTGATTATCCCTGTGATTATTCCCAACGCCTCAAAGATTATCTTGAAGAGACTAACAACCAATTACTCCTATTAGAAGCGCCTCCCACCCTCACAGAAGGAAGTTTATTTAATCTTTCGACAATGGAGATGGCAGAAGCATTAGACGCACCGATTTTATTAGTGTTGCGCTATCATTCCTTATCAATGCTCGATCAAATTTTGGGAGCGCGAAAACAGTTAGGAAATCGTTTGTTTGGGGTGGTGATCAATGATGTTCCCCCAGAAGCAAGCACAGAAATGAGTGATCAGATTCAACCGTTTTTAGAGCGAGAAGGATTACCTGTTTTTGGTGTTTTACCACAAAGCACTCTCCTCCACAGTATTAGCGTCAGAGAATTAGCGAAACAGCTAGAAGCGAAAGTGTTATGTCGGCGCGATCGACTCGATTTAATGGTGGAACGCTTGACAATTGGAGCAATGAATGTTAATTCCGCCCTGAGATACTTTCGGAAAGGGAGAAATTTGGCAGTTGTTACTGGCGCCGATCGCAGCGACTTACAACTCGCCGCCCTCGAAACCTCTGCTCACTGCTTAATTCTAACGGGTCATGTCCCTCCACAAGACTTTGTTCTCTCCCGTGCTGAAACCTTAGAAATCCCAATTCTTGCCGTTGAATCTGATACCCTGACAACTGTAGAGATTGCAGAACGGACTTTTAAACAAGTTCGCATTCAAGAACCGATTAAAGTTCAATTTATCCAGGAGTTAATGGCGCAACACTTTGATGTAGAACGCCTAATCACTCAACTGGGCTTTGTTAATTAA
- the trpS gene encoding tryptophan--tRNA ligase yields the protein MPKQRILSGVQPTGNLHLGNYLGAIRNWVETQKDYENFFCVVDLHAITVPHNPETLAQDTYTIAALYLACGIDLNDSTIFVQSHVTAHSELAWLLNCVTPLNWLERMIQFKEKAVKQGENVSTGLLDYPVLMAADILLYDADKVPVGEDQKQHLELTRNIALRMNDQFGKKDQPVLKLPTPLIRNEGARVMSLIDGTKKMSKSDPSEMSRINLLDSPDEIEKKIKRCKTDPIRGLTFDDPDRPECNNLLSLYLLLSGKTKETVAAECQDMGWGQFKPLLTETTIEALRPIQEKYQELMTEKGYLDSILKEGQEKASSIAQETLSRVKNALGYLPPF from the coding sequence ATGCCTAAACAGCGCATCCTCTCAGGAGTTCAACCCACTGGAAATCTTCATCTCGGAAATTATTTAGGTGCGATTCGTAACTGGGTAGAAACACAAAAAGACTATGAAAACTTTTTTTGCGTGGTCGATCTTCATGCGATTACAGTTCCTCACAATCCTGAAACTCTCGCTCAAGATACTTATACGATCGCGGCGTTATATCTAGCTTGTGGAATTGACTTAAATGACTCCACAATTTTTGTTCAATCTCATGTTACCGCTCACAGTGAACTGGCGTGGTTATTAAATTGTGTCACCCCTTTAAACTGGTTAGAACGAATGATTCAGTTTAAAGAAAAGGCCGTTAAACAAGGGGAAAATGTCAGCACAGGTTTATTAGATTATCCCGTTTTGATGGCAGCGGACATTCTGCTTTATGATGCAGATAAAGTGCCTGTGGGAGAAGACCAAAAACAACATTTAGAACTAACTCGCAACATTGCGCTACGGATGAATGATCAGTTTGGGAAGAAAGATCAACCCGTTTTGAAACTTCCCACTCCTTTGATTCGCAATGAAGGAGCGCGGGTAATGAGTTTAATTGATGGGACGAAAAAAATGTCGAAGTCTGATCCCTCGGAGATGAGTCGGATTAATTTACTTGATTCACCTGACGAGATTGAGAAGAAAATTAAACGTTGTAAAACTGATCCGATTAGAGGGTTAACCTTTGATGATCCCGATCGTCCTGAATGCAATAATTTATTAAGTCTTTATTTGTTGCTATCGGGAAAAACGAAAGAGACAGTCGCAGCGGAATGTCAGGATATGGGATGGGGACAATTTAAGCCTTTACTAACAGAAACCACGATCGAAGCCTTACGTCCGATACAAGAAAAGTATCAAGAGTTAATGACGGAGAAAGGTTATCTTGATTCAATTTTAAAAGAGGGACAAGAAAAAGCAAGTTCGATCGCTCAAGAAACGCTTTCACGGGTTAAAAATGCGTTGGGTTATTTACCTCCTTTTTAA